CCGGGTGGACCGCGCACCTCTTCGAGCAGTACGCCAACAACCGCCTCATCCGCCCGCAGGCCGAGTACGCCGGCCCGCGCGGCCTGAAGGTGACGCCGATCTCCGAGCGCTGAGGCTCCCGGCAGTGAACCGCCCTCCGGGGCGCGGCGGTGACCCCGTTGCGCCCCGGAGGTTTTTCGTGCTACCCTGTCGCCGCGCGGAGGGACGTCCGCCGCGCCGACCGTGTCCCGGACCACTTCAACTCACCGCTAGACCATGGCCGAGAACTGGCAGCCGCAGGTCCCCGCAGACGGGGAGCGCATCACCATCCGCGACGGGGAGCTGAGCGTCCCGAACAATCCCGTCCTCCCCTTCATCGAGGGCGACGGGACGGGGCCGGACATCTGGGCGGCCTCGCAGCCGGTGCTGGACGCCGCGGTGGAGAAGGCGTACGGGGGCGAGCGCCGGATCCGCTGGATGGAGGTGCTCGCCGGGGAGAAGGCCTTCAACCAGACGGGGAGCTGGCTCCCGGACGCCACCCTGGACGCCTTCCGCGAGTACCTGGTGGGGATCAAGGGCCCGCTGACGACGCCGGTGGGCGGGGGGATCCGCTCGCTCAACGTGGCGCTCCGCCAGATCCTGGACCTGTACGCCTGCCTCCGCCCGGTGCGCTGGTTCGAGGGGGTCCCCTCCCCGGTGAAGCGCCCGGACCAGGTGGACATGGTCATCTTCCGCGAGAACACCGAGGACATCTACGCCGGGATCGAGTTCGAGGAGGGGACGGACGACGCGCGCCGCTTCCGCGAGGTGCTGGCGGAGACCTTCGCCGACCGCTTCAAGAAGGTGCGCTTCCCCGAGAGCTCCGGCTTCGGGATCAAGCCGGTCTCGCGCGAGGGGACGGAGCGGCTTGTGCGCGCGGCGCTCCGCTACG
The window above is part of the Longimicrobiaceae bacterium genome. Proteins encoded here:
- the icd gene encoding NADP-dependent isocitrate dehydrogenase, yielding MAENWQPQVPADGERITIRDGELSVPNNPVLPFIEGDGTGPDIWAASQPVLDAAVEKAYGGERRIRWMEVLAGEKAFNQTGSWLPDATLDAFREYLVGIKGPLTTPVGGGIRSLNVALRQILDLYACLRPVRWFEGVPSPVKRPDQVDMVIFRENTEDIYAGIEFEEGTDDARRFREVLAETFADRFKKVRFPESSGFGIKPVSREGTERLVRAALRYAVRHGRRSVTLVHKGNIMKFTEGAFKSWGYALAEREFGDQVFTWAQYDRIVESDGPDAANQAQKEAEAAGKIVVKDSIADAFLQQILLRPSEYDVIATLNLNGDYVSDALAAQVGGIGIAPGANINYVTGHAIFEATHGTAPKYAGKNMVNPGSVILSGEMMLRYMGWTEAADLIVRGLEGAIRQKTVTYDFERLMEGATKVSTSEFGEQIVRNM